A stretch of Desulfotalea psychrophila LSv54 DNA encodes these proteins:
- a CDS encoding acyltransferase: MLFLSYFSRVKSEGSDNIVSIPGRGKVRKISIKGDGNSITSKSILDSMRISIIGDRNRVYIAENTSLMNDTIHIGTDDCPVCECSLIIGQDSKSNGSTIMMLEDKSVIEIGRDCSFAAGAQIWCTDSHSMLDTNNCVTNRGRYIKIGDHVWCGLDVKIGKNVIIADNCMVGWGSIVTKSFEENNVLIAGNPAKIVKTNICWDLARPNVLLKKAEH, encoded by the coding sequence ATGCTTTTTTTAAGTTATTTTAGCAGGGTTAAGAGTGAGGGGTCAGATAATATTGTTTCTATTCCTGGTAGAGGTAAGGTACGGAAAATATCAATCAAGGGAGATGGCAATAGTATTACCTCAAAATCAATACTGGATAGTATGCGGATTTCGATCATAGGTGACAGGAATCGCGTATATATAGCAGAGAACACATCTCTTATGAATGATACTATTCATATAGGGACGGATGATTGTCCTGTATGTGAGTGTTCTTTGATAATAGGGCAAGATAGTAAAAGCAATGGCTCAACAATAATGATGCTTGAAGATAAGAGTGTCATTGAAATTGGCAGGGATTGCTCTTTTGCGGCGGGAGCACAAATTTGGTGTACAGATAGCCATAGCATGCTTGATACGAATAACTGTGTTACCAATAGAGGAAGATATATTAAAATAGGTGATCATGTTTGGTGCGGGCTTGATGTGAAAATCGGTAAGAACGTGATTATTGCCGATAATTGTATGGTTGGGTGGGGCAGTATAGTAACGAAAAGTTTTGAGGAAAATAATGTACTTATTGCTGGTAATCCTGCAAAAATTGTTAAGACCAATATATGTTGGGATCTGGCACGTCCTAATGTTCTGCTTAAAAAAGCAGAACATTGA
- a CDS encoding O-antigen ligase family protein, protein MLTEKKMNYLEWAGVTFIALACFCSVITTTGKTITTILFILSWLLARGYKEFVPTLRRYPMALSAFALFILYCVGISYSVGPMDEVLDRVKGMRGLLFPAMVIFFCRRQRKGVDWVVNAFLAAFVVLLIETFFVYFGQISRSYGWAGAYNSPIHPSFSSGMMALLFYVSCHRLKDSSILHRLFWGGVALLSFADIFYLQRSLTGMVVFFALALLLLVQTLSWKKMFVGGLMLALSLVVLVQTSPKFMNQGRELYNTVTNYQEEISHGKFNNVSLRIAWQINSLKLIAEAPFLGTGPASFPVVHGELIRGTRVPPMKGPHNAFLLVGVEAGLAGMALFIAALLFAARASFTLESRYRLLLQGVLLTFVVGSLCDSWLGGSSTGYLFTILVPALLSSKKWQGEELAEDNV, encoded by the coding sequence ATGTTGACTGAAAAAAAAATGAATTATCTGGAGTGGGCTGGAGTGACTTTTATCGCTTTGGCCTGTTTTTGTTCTGTTATAACGACTACGGGAAAGACGATTACCACTATTCTCTTTATCTTGTCTTGGCTGTTGGCACGGGGCTATAAAGAGTTTGTCCCGACCTTGCGCAGGTACCCAATGGCTCTCTCTGCCTTTGCCCTCTTTATCCTCTACTGTGTTGGCATATCCTATTCGGTGGGGCCGATGGATGAGGTGCTTGATCGGGTTAAGGGCATGCGCGGCCTGCTTTTTCCGGCAATGGTAATATTTTTCTGCAGACGACAGCGAAAGGGGGTGGATTGGGTCGTTAACGCCTTTTTGGCCGCCTTTGTTGTTCTACTGATAGAGACATTTTTCGTCTATTTTGGCCAGATTTCGAGAAGCTATGGCTGGGCTGGTGCGTATAATTCACCCATCCACCCGAGTTTTAGTAGTGGTATGATGGCCCTGCTCTTTTATGTCTCCTGCCATAGATTAAAGGATTCTTCCATCTTGCACCGATTGTTTTGGGGTGGAGTTGCCCTGCTGAGCTTTGCCGATATTTTTTATCTGCAGCGTAGTTTGACAGGGATGGTGGTTTTCTTTGCCCTTGCCCTCTTGCTGCTGGTGCAAACACTCTCATGGAAGAAAATGTTTGTTGGTGGACTAATGCTTGCTCTCTCTCTTGTTGTACTGGTTCAGACCTCCCCTAAGTTTATGAATCAGGGGCGAGAACTCTATAATACCGTAACAAATTACCAAGAAGAGATTTCTCATGGGAAGTTTAACAATGTTTCCCTACGCATAGCGTGGCAGATCAATTCTTTAAAGCTCATCGCCGAGGCACCTTTTCTCGGTACTGGTCCTGCCTCTTTTCCTGTGGTTCACGGTGAGTTGATTAGGGGGACTCGGGTTCCTCCTATGAAGGGGCCCCATAATGCATTTCTGCTTGTTGGAGTAGAGGCGGGGCTTGCAGGGATGGCCCTCTTTATTGCTGCTCTGCTCTTTGCGGCTCGGGCCTCTTTTACACTGGAGAGCAGGTATCGCCTGTTGTTGCAGGGGGTCTTGCTTACCTTTGTTGTTGGTTCTCTCTGTGATAGCTGGTTAGGTGGTAGCTCTACTGGATATCTTTTTACTATTCTGGTGCCCGCCTTGCTCTCTTCTAAGAAGTGGCAGGGAGAAGAACTTGCCGAGGATAATGTATAA
- the galU gene encoding UTP--glucose-1-phosphate uridylyltransferase GalU, which produces MRVKKAIFPVAGLGTRFLPATKAMPKEMLPVVDKPLIQYAVEEALASGIEQLIFVTGSGKSALENHFDSSYQLEDTLRKRGKDELLRTVESLVPASGSIIYTRQSQPLGLGHAIWCARDVVGDEPFAVLLADDLIKSEKPVLQQMIHQFDRLRASMVATIEVPREETNRYGILEGETVYDGILQISSMVEKPKPEDAPSNLAAIGRYIFTPRIFDFLGKQQTGAGGEIQVTDAMVALLAEQPIFGVGFEGTRFDCGDKVGFQKANIAFALEHPEIGGPLREYLQGLEL; this is translated from the coding sequence ATGAGAGTAAAAAAGGCTATTTTTCCCGTAGCAGGTTTAGGAACGCGTTTTCTCCCTGCCACCAAGGCGATGCCTAAGGAGATGCTTCCCGTGGTGGACAAGCCGCTTATCCAGTATGCGGTGGAGGAGGCCCTGGCCTCTGGTATAGAGCAACTGATCTTTGTCACGGGCAGTGGTAAGTCGGCCCTGGAAAATCATTTTGACAGTAGTTATCAGCTGGAGGATACCCTGCGTAAACGTGGTAAGGATGAGCTGCTGCGTACGGTGGAGTCTCTGGTCCCCGCCTCCGGGTCTATTATTTACACTCGCCAGAGTCAGCCATTAGGGCTTGGTCATGCCATCTGGTGTGCCCGTGATGTGGTGGGGGATGAACCCTTTGCCGTCCTTTTGGCCGATGATCTTATTAAGAGTGAAAAGCCTGTCTTGCAGCAGATGATCCACCAGTTTGATCGTTTGCGGGCCTCCATGGTGGCTACCATTGAGGTTCCACGGGAGGAGACCAATCGTTACGGTATTCTGGAGGGTGAGACGGTCTATGATGGTATCCTGCAAATCTCCTCCATGGTGGAGAAGCCAAAGCCGGAAGATGCTCCTTCTAACCTTGCCGCCATTGGCCGCTATATCTTTACCCCCCGTATCTTTGACTTCCTTGGCAAACAGCAGACCGGTGCCGGTGGGGAGATTCAGGTCACAGATGCCATGGTGGCCCTGCTTGCCGAGCAGCCTATTTTCGGGGTCGGTTTTGAAGGGACCCGTTTTGATTGTGGCGATAAGGTGGGCTTCCAGAAGGCCAATATTGCCTTTGCCCTGGAGCATCCTGAGATTGGCGGCCCTTTGCGGGAGTATTTGCAGGGGCTGGAGCTGTAG
- the fcl gene encoding GDP-L-fucose synthase gives MKIYVAGHRGMVGSAIVRRLEEMGAGEIVTRTHAQLDLVDQRAVANFFEEERPDVVYLAAAKVGGIHANNTYPAEFIYQNMMMEANIIHQAYLHGVRKLLFLGSSCIYPKLAEQPMAESALLTGVLEATNEPYALAKIAGIKLCESYNRQYGVDYRSVMPTNLYGMNDNFHPENSHVIPAMLRRFHEAKLAGAAEVVVWGTGTPMREFLHVDDMAAASVHVMNLDRDIYSQHTEPMLSHINVGTGLDCTIRELAETMAEVVGFAGALVFDSSKPDGTPRKLMDVSRLADLGWRAQISLREGLAETYAWFLSNQDNYRD, from the coding sequence ATGAAAATATATGTAGCAGGGCATCGGGGCATGGTCGGATCGGCCATTGTCAGAAGGTTGGAGGAGATGGGCGCGGGAGAGATTGTGACCCGGACCCATGCGCAGTTGGATCTGGTGGATCAGCGGGCTGTGGCGAATTTTTTTGAGGAGGAACGACCGGACGTGGTTTATCTGGCCGCTGCCAAGGTGGGCGGGATTCATGCCAATAACACCTATCCTGCCGAATTCATCTATCAGAATATGATGATGGAGGCCAATATCATCCATCAGGCCTATCTGCATGGGGTGAGAAAGCTCCTGTTTCTGGGCTCGTCCTGTATTTATCCCAAGCTTGCTGAGCAACCCATGGCGGAGTCTGCCCTGCTCACCGGGGTACTTGAGGCCACCAATGAGCCCTATGCCCTGGCCAAGATTGCCGGGATCAAGCTCTGTGAATCCTATAATCGTCAGTATGGGGTAGATTACCGTTCGGTGATGCCCACCAATCTCTATGGTATGAATGATAATTTTCATCCCGAGAACAGTCATGTGATTCCCGCCATGCTCCGTCGTTTCCATGAGGCCAAGCTAGCCGGTGCAGCAGAGGTTGTGGTCTGGGGTACGGGGACGCCGATGCGGGAGTTTTTGCACGTAGATGATATGGCGGCGGCCTCGGTCCATGTGATGAATCTTGACAGGGATATTTATAGTCAGCACACCGAACCCATGCTCTCCCACATTAATGTGGGTACCGGGCTGGACTGCACTATCCGTGAGCTTGCCGAGACTATGGCTGAGGTTGTGGGTTTTGCCGGCGCGCTTGTCTTTGATAGCAGCAAACCCGATGGTACTCCTCGCAAGTTGATGGATGTCTCTCGTCTGGCTGATCTTGGTTGGCGGGCGCAGATATCTCTTCGTGAGGGTTTGGCTGAGACCTATGCCTGGTTTTTATCGAATCAGGATAATTATAGAGATTAA
- a CDS encoding GxxExxY protein, producing MDTKELTGTVIGCAIEVHRQLGPGLLESSYERCLLYELQCLNIAVRTQVALPIRYKDIEIDAGYRIDLLVADELIVELKVVDKLLPLHTAQVLTYMKLAGVRTGLLINFNVLRLVDGVRRLVL from the coding sequence ATGGATACTAAGGAGTTGACTGGTACGGTTATTGGCTGTGCCATAGAAGTTCATCGTCAGCTTGGTCCAGGTTTGCTTGAATCTAGTTATGAGCGCTGTTTGTTGTATGAATTGCAATGTCTGAACATCGCTGTGCGTACACAGGTTGCCTTGCCCATCCGGTATAAGGATATTGAGATTGATGCTGGATACCGTATTGATCTTTTAGTTGCTGATGAACTTATTGTTGAACTGAAGGTGGTTGATAAGCTGTTGCCACTTCATACGGCCCAGGTCTTGACCTATATGAAGCTTGCTGGGGTGCGGACAGGTTTGCTGATTAATTTTAATGTGCTTCGCTTGGTGGATGGTGTTCGACGTCTTGTTTTGTAA
- the gmd gene encoding GDP-mannose 4,6-dehydratase, which produces MKKALITGITGQDGSYLAELLLEKGYEVHGIKRRASSFNTERIDHIYQDPNAENPRFFLHYGDLTDSSNLTRILKEVQPDEVYNLAAQSHVAVSFEAPEYTADVVANGTLRILEAIRFLGLEKKTRFYQASTSELFGEVQEIPQTETTPFHPRSPYAVAKMYAYWITINYRESYGMYACNGILFNHESPRRGETFVTRKITRAFANIAQGLEECVYLGNMDALRDWGHAKDYVRMQWMMLQQDAPDDFVIATGRQISVRDFVRLSAKEAGFELEFSGEGLAEVGTVKAIVGEDAPAVQVGDVVVRVNPRYFRPAEVETLLGDPTKAKEKLGWVPEITVEEMCAEMVANDLAKAKQHALLKLHGYTIPVTKE; this is translated from the coding sequence ATGAAGAAGGCATTGATTACCGGTATTACCGGCCAAGATGGGTCCTATTTGGCGGAGTTGTTGTTGGAGAAGGGTTATGAGGTACATGGCATCAAGAGGCGGGCCTCCTCCTTTAATACCGAGCGGATTGATCATATTTATCAGGATCCCAATGCCGAGAATCCCAGGTTTTTTCTCCATTACGGTGATTTGACTGACTCCTCCAATCTTACCCGTATCCTCAAAGAGGTGCAGCCCGATGAGGTCTATAATCTTGCTGCTCAGTCCCATGTGGCCGTCTCTTTTGAGGCTCCTGAATATACTGCCGATGTTGTGGCCAATGGCACCCTACGCATCTTGGAGGCCATTCGCTTTTTGGGGCTTGAGAAGAAGACCCGTTTTTATCAGGCCTCGACTTCGGAGCTCTTTGGTGAGGTGCAGGAGATTCCCCAGACTGAGACGACCCCATTTCATCCCCGCTCACCCTATGCAGTGGCCAAGATGTATGCCTATTGGATTACCATAAATTACCGTGAATCCTACGGTATGTATGCCTGTAACGGCATTCTCTTTAACCATGAGTCGCCTCGTCGCGGTGAGACCTTTGTTACCCGCAAGATTACCCGTGCCTTTGCCAATATTGCCCAGGGACTCGAGGAGTGTGTCTACCTTGGTAATATGGATGCCCTGCGTGATTGGGGCCACGCCAAGGATTATGTCCGTATGCAGTGGATGATGCTCCAGCAGGATGCTCCCGATGATTTTGTTATTGCTACGGGCAGGCAGATTTCGGTACGTGACTTTGTCCGGCTATCGGCCAAGGAAGCTGGTTTCGAGCTTGAGTTCAGCGGTGAGGGCTTGGCTGAGGTTGGAACAGTAAAGGCTATTGTGGGTGAAGATGCCCCTGCGGTTCAGGTGGGTGATGTGGTGGTTCGAGTGAATCCCCGTTACTTCCGTCCTGCCGAGGTGGAGACCCTGCTTGGTGATCCTACTAAGGCTAAGGAGAAGCTTGGTTGGGTCCCTGAGATCACCGTGGAGGAGATGTGTGCTGAGATGGTGGCTAACGATCTTGCTAAGGCTAAGCAGCATGCTTTGTTGAAATTGCACGGTTACACAATTCCCGTCACTAAGGAATAA
- the galE gene encoding UDP-glucose 4-epimerase GalE encodes MGALNILVTGGAGYIGSHTCLELLEAGYEVTVVDDLSNSCYEALARVETLTEKKITFHQVNVLDQQALDAVFVSSKKPFAAVIHFAGLKAVGESVAEPLRYYHNNVTGTLVLCDLMAKHGLKNIIFSSSATVYGDPATVPITEDFPLSCTNPYGRTKLMVEEILADLHGADHEWNACLLRYFNPVGAHKSGRIGEDPNGIPNNLMPYIAQVAIGRLDYLSVFGNDYPTVDGTGVRDYIHVVDLAKGHVCAVKKILEGRGITTYNLGTGHGCSVLEMASAFSRACGHDVAYKIVARRAGDVAVYCADATKALDELGWSTSLGLEDMCEDTWRWQKNNPTGYRQ; translated from the coding sequence ATGGGAGCATTAAATATCCTGGTGACAGGCGGGGCTGGTTATATTGGCAGTCATACCTGTCTGGAATTGCTAGAGGCAGGCTATGAGGTCACCGTTGTGGATGATCTGTCAAATTCGTGTTATGAAGCCCTAGCCCGGGTGGAGACACTTACTGAAAAAAAAATAACCTTTCATCAGGTAAATGTCCTTGACCAGCAGGCCCTCGATGCTGTTTTTGTAAGTAGCAAAAAGCCCTTTGCCGCAGTGATTCATTTTGCGGGACTAAAGGCAGTTGGTGAGTCTGTGGCCGAGCCACTCCGTTATTATCATAATAATGTCACGGGAACCCTTGTCCTCTGTGACCTTATGGCTAAGCACGGGCTGAAAAATATTATCTTCAGCTCTTCGGCAACGGTTTATGGTGATCCAGCAACTGTCCCCATAACCGAAGATTTCCCTCTTTCCTGTACCAACCCCTACGGACGCACCAAATTGATGGTAGAGGAGATTCTTGCCGATCTCCATGGGGCAGACCATGAGTGGAATGCCTGCCTGCTCCGCTATTTTAATCCTGTCGGAGCTCACAAAAGCGGGCGGATAGGAGAAGACCCCAATGGCATTCCCAATAACCTCATGCCTTATATTGCCCAGGTCGCCATTGGTCGTCTTGATTACCTGTCAGTTTTTGGCAATGACTACCCTACGGTCGATGGCACGGGGGTGCGGGATTATATTCATGTGGTCGATCTGGCCAAAGGGCATGTCTGTGCTGTAAAAAAAATTCTTGAGGGTCGGGGCATCACAACCTACAATCTGGGAACAGGTCATGGCTGCAGTGTCCTTGAGATGGCGAGCGCCTTCTCCAGAGCCTGCGGCCATGATGTCGCCTATAAAATAGTAGCGAGACGGGCAGGTGATGTAGCAGTATATTGTGCAGACGCAACCAAGGCATTGGATGAGCTCGGTTGGTCAACCTCCCTCGGCCTTGAGGACATGTGCGAAGACACCTGGCGCTGGCAGAAAAATAATCCCACGGGCTATCGGCAATAG
- a CDS encoding DegT/DnrJ/EryC1/StrS family aminotransferase — protein MSNASFSPWPSFSQEEADAVSRVLLSNKVNYWTGQECRLFEQEFARWAGCSHAVALGNGTLALDLALKALGIGKGDEVITTSRTFLATASSIVTAGAVPVFADLDRNSQNICAETIELHITKKTKAIIVVHLAGMPAEMDAIMELAKAHSLYVVEDCAQAHGARYKGRSVGTIGHIGAWSFCQDKIMSTGGEGGMVTTNDRELWSKMWSYKDHGKSYEAVYEKEHPPGFRWLHESFGTNWRMTEMQATIGRIQLHRMEQWTAARRMNAHAIDDVVADLSVVRRVEVPEDCVHACYKHYLFVCPDDLASGWSRDRIVEEIVARGVPCFQGSCSEVYREKAFDGTGWRPEVPLANARELGQTSLMFLVHPTLTEAEIEKTCVIVREVLQRAEKKG, from the coding sequence GTGTCAAATGCCTCCTTTTCTCCCTGGCCCTCTTTCTCTCAAGAAGAGGCCGATGCTGTTTCCCGTGTACTTCTCTCTAATAAAGTAAATTATTGGACTGGGCAGGAGTGCCGCCTTTTTGAGCAGGAATTTGCTCGGTGGGCTGGCTGTTCCCATGCTGTGGCCCTTGGTAATGGTACCCTTGCTCTTGATCTAGCCCTAAAGGCCCTTGGTATAGGAAAGGGCGATGAGGTGATAACCACCTCCCGAACTTTTCTGGCAACGGCCTCATCCATTGTTACTGCCGGTGCTGTCCCGGTTTTCGCAGATCTTGATCGAAATAGTCAGAATATCTGTGCAGAAACAATTGAACTGCATATTACCAAGAAGACCAAGGCGATTATTGTGGTCCATCTAGCAGGTATGCCTGCAGAGATGGATGCCATTATGGAACTTGCGAAAGCCCATAGTCTCTATGTCGTGGAGGATTGTGCCCAGGCCCATGGCGCTCGATATAAGGGGCGTAGTGTGGGTACCATTGGTCATATTGGAGCCTGGTCATTTTGTCAGGACAAGATCATGAGCACCGGTGGTGAGGGTGGGATGGTGACCACCAATGATCGAGAACTATGGTCCAAAATGTGGAGTTATAAGGATCATGGAAAAAGCTATGAGGCTGTATATGAAAAGGAGCATCCACCAGGATTTCGTTGGTTGCACGAGAGCTTTGGCACCAATTGGCGCATGACCGAGATGCAGGCCACCATTGGTCGCATTCAATTGCACCGTATGGAGCAGTGGACAGCCGCTCGGAGGATGAATGCCCATGCCATTGATGATGTCGTAGCAGATCTGTCTGTCGTACGTCGAGTCGAGGTGCCGGAGGATTGTGTGCATGCCTGTTATAAACATTACCTCTTTGTTTGTCCTGACGACCTGGCTTCTGGCTGGAGCCGTGATCGTATTGTCGAAGAGATTGTTGCCCGTGGAGTACCCTGCTTTCAGGGTAGTTGTTCTGAGGTCTATCGGGAGAAGGCCTTTGACGGTACTGGTTGGCGACCCGAAGTTCCCCTTGCCAATGCCCGTGAACTTGGTCAGACCAGTTTGATGTTTTTGGTCCATCCGACCTTGACTGAGGCTGAGATTGAAAAGACTTGTGTTATTGTTCGGGAGGTTTTGCAGAGGGCAGAGAAAAAGGGTTAA
- a CDS encoding acetyltransferase: protein MKKLAILGASGHGKVVADIALCSGWDDVVFFDDAWPQKSSLGPWQIVGDSADLIGSLAQYQGCVVAIGDNIIRYQKQKVLMSVEADLVSLVHPRAVVSPYAILGVGTVVMAGAILNPFAQIGDACIVNTGAIVEHDCQLADAVHLSPQVALAGGVCVGVASWLGIGSSVKQLVNIGAHVMVGAGSVVLADIADNSVVAGVPARPLL, encoded by the coding sequence ATGAAAAAATTAGCCATATTAGGGGCGAGTGGGCATGGGAAGGTCGTTGCCGATATTGCCCTCTGCTCCGGTTGGGATGATGTTGTATTTTTTGATGATGCATGGCCGCAAAAGAGTAGCCTAGGCCCCTGGCAAATTGTTGGAGACAGTGCCGATCTTATTGGGTCCCTTGCTCAATATCAAGGTTGTGTGGTGGCTATTGGCGATAATATCATTCGTTATCAAAAGCAAAAAGTTTTGATGTCTGTGGAAGCTGATCTTGTTAGCTTGGTACACCCTCGTGCTGTGGTGAGTCCTTATGCGATCTTGGGCGTGGGGACTGTGGTTATGGCTGGGGCAATCTTGAATCCTTTTGCTCAGATTGGTGATGCCTGTATTGTCAATACAGGGGCTATTGTAGAGCATGATTGTCAACTAGCAGATGCGGTTCACCTAAGCCCGCAGGTAGCCTTGGCAGGTGGTGTTTGTGTCGGTGTTGCCTCTTGGTTGGGAATCGGTTCCTCTGTGAAGCAGTTAGTGAATATTGGTGCTCATGTTATGGTTGGGGCAGGATCGGTGGTTCTTGCCGATATTGCTGATAACTCTGTTGTAGCTGGTGTGCCAGCCCGACCTCTTTTGTAA
- a CDS encoding sugar transferase, with product MIKRIFDIIASGTGLFFLLPMIIVVAWQIRKKLGSPVLFRQVRPGKDGNLFTMVKFRTMRDAFDGSGRPLADEERLTSFGKRLRSTSLDELPGLWNVLKGDMSLVGPRPLLVEYLPLYTDEQRRRHEVRPGVSGWAQINGRNAISWEEKFQLDVWYVDNQSLWLDIKILLLTVKKVFVREGISGGGCETMTKFQGSKR from the coding sequence GTGATTAAAAGAATATTTGATATTATTGCTTCAGGTACAGGGCTATTTTTTTTATTGCCTATGATTATTGTTGTTGCCTGGCAGATTCGAAAAAAGCTGGGTTCTCCAGTATTGTTTCGTCAGGTCCGTCCAGGGAAAGATGGTAATCTCTTTACTATGGTGAAGTTTCGCACCATGCGAGATGCCTTTGATGGGAGCGGTAGGCCTTTGGCTGATGAGGAGCGTTTGACCTCTTTTGGTAAGAGGTTGCGCTCCACAAGCCTGGATGAGTTACCGGGCCTGTGGAATGTCTTGAAGGGGGATATGAGCTTGGTTGGTCCACGCCCTCTGCTTGTGGAATATCTCCCGCTGTATACCGATGAGCAGAGGCGACGTCATGAGGTGCGTCCAGGGGTAAGCGGCTGGGCGCAGATAAATGGTCGTAATGCTATCTCTTGGGAAGAAAAGTTTCAGCTTGATGTCTGGTATGTGGATAATCAGTCACTATGGCTTGATATCAAAATACTGCTTTTGACGGTAAAGAAGGTGTTTGTCCGGGAAGGGATCAGTGGCGGTGGTTGTGAGACAATGACAAAATTTCAAGGCTCAAAGAGATGA